DNA from Arthrobacter sp. StoSoilB19:
CGGCGGCGAGGGCAAGGCCCGCGCGGATGCCGATGGAGGTGTCCAGCGCGGAGCTGACGACGGCGGGGAGTCCGGCCTGTGCCACGATGTCCAGGGCGCGCCGCACTCCCCCAAGCGGTGCCACCTTGACCACGATCAGGTCCGCCGCGCCCGCCCGGGCCACCCGGAGCGGATCGGTTTCCTTGCGGACGCTTTCGTCGGCCGCGACCAACACCGGCGTCCCGGCGTCCCGAAGCCGGGACCGGACCTCGGCAAGACCCTCGATGGAAGGCACCGGCTGCTCTGCGTATTCCAGCCCAACAGGCGCCAGCCGGGTCAACGCCTCCACGGCGCCGGGCACGTCCCAGCCGCCGTTGGCGTCCACGCGGATGGCCGCGTCCGGCAAAGCGGCGCGCACGGCACGGACCCGGGCAACGTCGTCGTCAAGCGACTGGCCCTGCTCCGCCACCTTGACCTTGACGGCGTCCACGCGGCCGAACCGGGCCAGGACGTCGGGCACCCGGTCCGCGGAGACAGCCGGCACGGTGGCGTTCACCGGGATGCTGTCCCGCAGCGGGGCCGGGAACCCCTGCCAGCCCGCCTCGATGGCGGCGGCCAGCCAGTGCGATGCCTCGGCGTCGCCATACTCGGGAAAGGGGCAGAACTCGCCCCAGCCCGCCGGCCCGCGGAGCAGGAGGGACTCGCGTTCCATGATTCCCCGGAACTTCACGCGCATGGGCAGGCTGACCACGTGCGCGCTGGCCAGGAGTTCGTCAAGCATGCCGTTTACTGTAGCCGCACCTCACTGCGAATTTTGCGCGTCGAGGAGGCGCAGGGCCAGCGAAGGACGTCAGATCCACTTGTTGTGCTTGAACGCCAGGTAAAGGGCCAGCCCCATGGCCGCCATCACACCCAGCGCATAGGGGTAGCCATAGGTCCACGCCAGTTCGGGCATGTTGACGAAGTTCATGCCGTAGATGGACGCCACCAGCGTGGGGGCGAACAGGATGGCAGCCCAGGAGGAGATGCGCTTGACCTGCTCGTTCTGCTCAAAGCTGGACTCTGTCATCCGCTGCATTTCACCGTTTTGCCGCTGGGCCACGAGGGCGGCGTTGACGGCGAGCGCGTTCTGGAGCAGGGCCCGGAAGGATGCCACGCGTTCATTGATCCTGAGGACGTGGTCCAGGACATCGCGGTAGTGGTCCCGAAGCTCGGTTGACTGTTCGCGGTCCGGGGCTCCGGCGATCAGGGCCTGCAGTATCCCCGCCAGCGGACTCGTGGCCCGCTGGAAGGTGATGACCTGCCGGGACAGTTCATAGATGCGGCGGGATACGTCCGGATCCGCACCGAACAGGTCATCCTCAATTTCGTCGATGTCGTTTTCCAGGCCCGCCACCACCGGCTCGTATTCGTCCACCACCTGGTCCAGGATCCCGTAGAGCACCGCGTCCGGTCCCAGGGCCAGGAATTCCGGCATCGACTCCATCCGGCGGCGGACCTTGGCCAAATCCGGGGACTCGGCGTGCCGGACGGTGACCACGTACTCGTCGCCCGCGAAGACGTGGATCTCGCCGAAGTCCACCCTTTCTTCGTCGTCACGGTATCGGGCTGGCCTCAGCACCAAAAACAGGCACTCGCCGTAGTGCTCCAGCTTGGCCCGCTGGTGGCCGGCAAGTGCGTCCTCGATGGCCAGCGCGTTGAGGTCGAATTCCTCGCCGACGGACTGCAGTTCCTCTGCGTCAGGCCGGTACAGCCCTATCCACGCCATCCCCTCCCGCTGGCGGAGCAGGAAGTAGGTCTCGTCAAGGTCTTCCGGGTCCTCGGTGCGCAGCCCGTTCACGTACACGGCGTTGTCGATGATGGTCACGGCGTGGCCTCCCTGGCCCGTTCGCGCTCCCAGTCGTCCAGCAGGGCCGGCATCCGCGCATTGAGGAACCGGTAGAACCGGGCCATGTCCGCCACCCGGGCCCGGGCCGCTGATCCCTCCGGGAGGGTTTCCGCCGTGGCGTCGGTCAGGGCCGCCAGCTTTTCGTAGATGGGGCTGTTCCGCATGGACACCACGTACCACTCGTCCTCATGCAGGGCGTAGAGGTCGCGGCGGCTGCCGGGCTGGGAGACGCGATGGACGAAGCCCACCGTCTGCAGGTACCGCACAGCCCCGGAGACCGCCGCGGCGCTGGCCCCCAGCCGCTCCGAAAGTTCCGCAGCCGTGAGGCTCCCCTGCTCGGAGGACACCAGTGCCAGCAGGGTCCGTGCCGGCATCTTGGGGAAACCGGCGGCGGCGAAGGCAGCGGCAGCTATTTCGGCAGCGGCGGCGGTTGAAGCCGCGGCGGCCAGCGTGTCCCGGGCAGCCGCCACCTCAGCTCGGGTGCTCATGCCGACCCCACTTCCCGCCGCCGCATGCCCGCAATGGCCAGCGCGGCGGCAGCCGCGGTGATGGCCAGCATCCACCATGCGCCGCTCCAGTCCGTGGCGTCCCCGTGCGGTACCGGTGTGTGGGTGAACGGGGACAGGTCGCGCAGGCTTTGGTCCAACCCCAGCATGCCCCCGAAGATTCCCAGCATCACGCCCAGGGCCAGCAACGCCCAGCTGGTGGCGGTGGTCCCGGCAGGCCACAGGACGAATACCAGCGCCGGAACGGCAAGGTAGATCAACGCTGCGGGCAGCTGGGCCAGCGCGGTTTCCCACAGCGCATCGGCCGGCATTGAGGTATCCCCGGAACCGGTGAGCGTGGCCCACGCCCCCACCCCGGCCAGGCCCACCACCAGCACCACGGCCCCCGCGCCCAGCAGCAGGTAGCCGGCCAGCCACCGGACCCGGCCCACCGGTGCGGCCAGCAAGAGTTCGGCGGTTCCGGCGGCTTCCTCCTGCCGCAGCCTGATCACCGCCTGGAGGGCGCACGCCGCCGCCAGGACCCCGGCCATCGAGAAGAGTACCGACACCATGAGCTGGGTCAGTGATGTGCCCTGCGACTGGAGCATGGCCCGCATCACGGCAGTGATGTTGGTGTCAGGGGTGTCGACGGCGGCAATCGCCTTTCCGAGCGACCCCGCCAGCAGCCCGAGGGCCAGCCCGCTGAGCCCCCACCCGATGATCGACCCGGACTGCAGCCGCAGTGCCAGGGCTGCCGGGCTTCGCAGCCCCGGCCGGGCGGCGGCGCGTCCCGGCCTGGCGCCCCAGACGCTTGCCCCGCTGTCCCGCGTGCGGAGGATGAGCCAGGCGGCGGCGAGGCAGCCGGCAGCGAGCCCCACCGGCAGCAGCAGCGGCCAGGTGCGGTTGCCGGAGAACGCGAACGTCTGCTGGCCCCAGCCGATCGGTGAGAACCAGCTGGCAGCCCCTTCAGTCATAGTGGTCCCGTCGGCGCCGGGCGTTCCGGTGGCGTCCCCGATCCCACGCAGGATATAGGCCAGGACAACCAGCGCGGCCGAGACCCCGTTCGCACCGCGCGAAGTCCCCATGAACTGGGCCACCAGCAGTCCCACGCCCAGGAAGGCGAGGCCGGCGGCGCCCGTTGCGGCTCCGGCGGTCAGGGCACCCTGCGCGTCCAGCCCCTGGGCGGCGAATCCGCCAAACACCGCGAGCGCCACGAGGATGTTGGCCGTGACGCCGTGCAGCAGGGTGGCGGCGTTGGGCAGCAGGCGGCCGGCAGGCGTGGCGGCCACCAGTTCCGCCGTCCCCGTCTCCTCGTCCGCCCGGGTGTGGCGTACCGCCAGGAAGGTGCTCATCAGGCCTGCCAGCAGGGCAAGGAACGCGTAGATCAGGAAGAACGTGAAGGCCCCCTGGTCGGCGCCACGGGGCAGGCCGCGCAGCATCAGGATGGCGGGCGTGGCGATGGCCACCTGCAGGATTTCCGTGCGGCTGGCCACGTTGCCGTAGGTCTGGGTCACTGCGGCGGCTGCGAACCAGGCGAACGCCCCGATGGCCGCCACCCAGCTCAGCAGCTGCCAGCGGTCCCGGCGCAGCCGCTGGCCCCAGAGGACCAGGAGGACGGCCATGTCAGCTCCGCCCCCTCGCGCCGAGCAGGTGGCGCCGGGAGCCGTGTCCGCCGTCGGGCGCATCAGCCCGTGGCCCGGCGGTACCGGCGCTGTCGCCGTAGTGGCGCAGGAACAGTTCCTCCAGGGACGGCGGAACAATCGTCAGGCCCTGAACGCCCAAGGCGCCCAGGGCAGGAAGCACCTCCGCGATCCGGTCGGTGTCGGCGCTGAACCGGATCCGCCCGGCGTCGACCGTCAGGTCATGCACCGCGCCCAGGCGGGCCAGGGCCTCGGGGTCCAAACCGTCAGCGGCGAACGACACCTCCGACCTGGTGAGGTGCCGCAGGGAGTCCAGCGTCCCGCCGTCGACAATCCTGCCCGCGCGGATGATGCTCACCCGGTGGCACAGCACCTCCACCTCGGAGAGGATGTGGCTGGAGAGGAGCACGGTGGCTCCGCGGTCGAAGGCGGTGAGCAGCTCCCTGCGGAAGACCTCCTCCATGAGCGGGTCAAGGCCGCTGGTGGGTTCGTCGAGCAGGTATACCTCGGCTTCGGTGGCGAGGGCCGCGATCAGGGCCACTTTTTGCCGGTTGCCTTTTGAGTAGGCGCGCCCCTTCTTGGCGGGATCGAAGTCGAAGACCTGGCACAGCTGGTCTTTTCGACGCCGGTACGCACCGCCGTCGGCGGTGCCGCCGCGCAGCCGGGACAGCAGGTCGATGGTTTCCCCGCCGGAGAGGTTGGGCCAGAGCCGGACGTCCCCGGGAACGTAGGCCAGCCGTCGGTGCAGCTCCACCGCCTGGGTCCAGGGCTCGAAACCCAGGACGGACGCGGAGCCGGACGTGGGCCTGGCCAGCCCCAGCAGGATGCGCAGGGTGGTGGATTTCCCGGCGCCGTTGGGACCCAGGAAACCGTGGATCTCACCGCGCTGGACTACCAGGTCGAGGCCGTCAAGGGCCCTGACGTGCCCAAAGTGCTTGTGCAGGTTCGCTGTGTGGACAACGGTGTTCATGGTTCAAGTCTTCGAAGTTTTCACAAATTTATGAAGGTACTAAAGTCCCCACTATGAGCACCGGCCACCCCCAGTCCAGCGGCAAGGCCGCCAGCTCGTCCTCGGCACCGCTGTATGCCGCGGGGTTCGTCACCGCTTTCGGTGCCCACAGCATCGCGGCCGGGCTGGGCGCGCAGAGCGGAAACATCGGGCTGACCCTGCTGAACCTGGGCATCCTGCTGGCCCTCTACGACGTTGCCGAGGTCTTCCTGAAGCCCGTCTTCGGTGCGCTCAGCGACCGGATCGGCGCCAAACCCGTCGTCGTCGGCGGCCTCTTCGCTTTTGCCGCCCTGTCCTTGATCGGCCTTGGCGCAGCTGACCCGCTGATCCTTGCCCTGGCCAGGCTGGGACAGGGCGCGGCGGCGTCGGCCTTCTCGCCGGCGTCGTCCGCCATGGTGGCAAGGATGGCCCGCGGCGGGAAGGCGGGAACCTACTTTGGCCGGTATGGGTCCTGGAAGAGCCTGGGCTACATCATCGGGCCGCCACTGGGTGCCGGCCTGATCCTGGCCGGCGGTTTCCCGCTGCTGTTCGGCACGCTGTCGGCGCTGGCCGCTGTCACTGCGGTATGGGTGCTGGTGTCCGTGCCGCATCTGGCGCCGCTGCCGCGGAAGCGGTACACGGTGCTGGACCTGGCGCGGCAGGTGGGCGAGCGCCGGTTCCTGGTCCCCACGCTGGTGCTGGCCGCCTCAACGGGTGCGTTGGGTGCCGCCGTCGGCTTCCTTCCGGCGCTGGCCACCCGGCACGGCCTGGACGCCTTCGCCGGGACGGCGGCGGTGAGCGTGGTGGCGCTGGGCTCGGTGCTGACCCAGCCGTGGATCGGGCGGCTGCGGGACCGGCACGCCGTCACGGACAACAGGG
Protein-coding regions in this window:
- a CDS encoding o-succinylbenzoate synthase yields the protein MLDELLASAHVVSLPMRVKFRGIMERESLLLRGPAGWGEFCPFPEYGDAEASHWLAAAIEAGWQGFPAPLRDSIPVNATVPAVSADRVPDVLARFGRVDAVKVKVAEQGQSLDDDVARVRAVRAALPDAAIRVDANGGWDVPGAVEALTRLAPVGLEYAEQPVPSIEGLAEVRSRLRDAGTPVLVAADESVRKETDPLRVARAGAADLIVVKVAPLGGVRRALDIVAQAGLPAVVSSALDTSIGIRAGLALAAALPELPYACGLGTVSLFDSDITTDPLVADDGAIRLRDVAADAGLLERFAAPADRRDWWLDRLRRVHALLTRATAE
- the corA gene encoding magnesium/cobalt transporter CorA is translated as MTIIDNAVYVNGLRTEDPEDLDETYFLLRQREGMAWIGLYRPDAEELQSVGEEFDLNALAIEDALAGHQRAKLEHYGECLFLVLRPARYRDDEERVDFGEIHVFAGDEYVVTVRHAESPDLAKVRRRMESMPEFLALGPDAVLYGILDQVVDEYEPVVAGLENDIDEIEDDLFGADPDVSRRIYELSRQVITFQRATSPLAGILQALIAGAPDREQSTELRDHYRDVLDHVLRINERVASFRALLQNALAVNAALVAQRQNGEMQRMTESSFEQNEQVKRISSWAAILFAPTLVASIYGMNFVNMPELAWTYGYPYALGVMAAMGLALYLAFKHNKWI
- a CDS encoding MarR family transcriptional regulator produces the protein MSTRAEVAAARDTLAAAASTAAAAEIAAAAFAAAGFPKMPARTLLALVSSEQGSLTAAELSERLGASAAAVSGAVRYLQTVGFVHRVSQPGSRRDLYALHEDEWYVVSMRNSPIYEKLAALTDATAETLPEGSAARARVADMARFYRFLNARMPALLDDWERERAREATP
- a CDS encoding ABC transporter ATP-binding protein; protein product: MNTVVHTANLHKHFGHVRALDGLDLVVQRGEIHGFLGPNGAGKSTTLRILLGLARPTSGSASVLGFEPWTQAVELHRRLAYVPGDVRLWPNLSGGETIDLLSRLRGGTADGGAYRRRKDQLCQVFDFDPAKKGRAYSKGNRQKVALIAALATEAEVYLLDEPTSGLDPLMEEVFRRELLTAFDRGATVLLSSHILSEVEVLCHRVSIIRAGRIVDGGTLDSLRHLTRSEVSFAADGLDPEALARLGAVHDLTVDAGRIRFSADTDRIAEVLPALGALGVQGLTIVPPSLEELFLRHYGDSAGTAGPRADAPDGGHGSRRHLLGARGRS
- a CDS encoding MFS transporter; its protein translation is MSTGHPQSSGKAASSSSAPLYAAGFVTAFGAHSIAAGLGAQSGNIGLTLLNLGILLALYDVAEVFLKPVFGALSDRIGAKPVVVGGLFAFAALSLIGLGAADPLILALARLGQGAAASAFSPASSAMVARMARGGKAGTYFGRYGSWKSLGYIIGPPLGAGLILAGGFPLLFGTLSALAAVTAVWVLVSVPHLAPLPRKRYTVLDLARQVGERRFLVPTLVLAASTGALGAAVGFLPALATRHGLDAFAGTAAVSVVALGSVLTQPWIGRLRDRHAVTDNRGTTTGLLLIAAGVGLVAAAPGVVTIFVAAAFIGVGIGAVTPLGFAHLADTTPPERMGRTMGSAELGRELGDAGGPLLVGGIATATALPFGLGVLALLVAAASIPRLDPVQPTHRGPINPPPPN